TTAATCGTTTCCTGGTGTATAACGATACCAGCTTATTTCCTATGGTGAAATATCACTATGGCGCAGCCTTGCAGAACATTTTTTTTGATCTCGGATATTCAATATCCCAACCGTTGAATAAATGGATGATCGCGGGTATCAGCGAAGACGCCGAAGGCAGGGCAGATTTTATCAGGACCATATATGGTTGGAACCAACAGGCCGGAAAACTAATGTTGCGTGAAAACAGGCTGTTGCTAATACAGGAGCTGAAACCTGCCTTGTTTGTGCATACCGTTAGTACCATTCAATATCTCCGAATGATGAAAGTGGCACCGCTGGAAATTGGAAAATTGATAAATGCAGCCATAGTAGCCGGTTTTACCGACTTCGTGGAAGACGTGTGTGAAGAGGATCAACCGCTTATACAGGAATTGGTAAAGGCAGATTTTAAGACCTGTCCTCTATTGAAATCGCTCATAGATGAAACTGATTATTCGTTTCGCCGATGAGCATCAGAATACGATACCTGCTGATATCAGATTCGCTGTAGGCTTGTCATCCGGAAACGACACCACCGAATTATTGGCAGTAAAGCTGGCATATTTATAAGTGTAGCCACGGAATGTATAAGACGCAAATACACCTATATGGCCAAACAGGTAAGAAACGCCGGCGCCGACACCATAGAATAGCTTCCCGGTTTTCTGATAATTCGTAGTGGCCGGATTGCCATTATTATCGGAATAATGATACTGGTACGTAACCCGATAGTTGTTGTATCCAAATTGACCATTGATGAACGGTTCAAATTTTCCAAATGGATACCTGGCTTTCAGGTCTATGAATGTAGGAATCAGCAGGTGGTCCTCAAAGGAGGTGAATTCTACCCCAAGGCCGGCAGCAAGATATTTGTTGAATCCATAGTCATAGGTTATACCGCCGCCAAATTTATCCTGGTGAAGCATACCGTAGACATATCCCCTGCTAAGGTTTTTCCAGCGGGGAGGATTGAATTCTGAATCCTGCGCCTGAAGCCGCAACGGGAAGTATATAAGTAGTAGTAAGAGGAGCTTTTTCATGTAATAGTATTAGAAAGTTCTATACTCTACTAACAATCTGAAAGGTAAAGAGTTCTGTATCTTTTTCCGGAATAACCGGCTTTAAGTCCGGTGGTTAGGTCAACCTGTATATAAACCATTAGTTTGGCATAGCGGCCTGACTGGATTTTAAGGCTGACTGGTACCTGTTGACAGCAATGTTTTATTGTTGAGTATTGTTAGCACAACTCCATGCAGATCATTGAAAAATGCATCTTTATTCCGGCTATTGCATAACAGTACGACATTGACGCCATTACGGGAGCTCCATATTTCGCTGGCAGTACCTGGAATTGAGCCGGCATGTCCCCGGTTTCCGGCGCCATCTA
This window of the Chitinophaga sp. Cy-1792 genome carries:
- a CDS encoding porin family protein, whose amino-acid sequence is MKKLLLLLLIYFPLRLQAQDSEFNPPRWKNLSRGYVYGMLHQDKFGGGITYDYGFNKYLAAGLGVEFTSFEDHLLIPTFIDLKARYPFGKFEPFINGQFGYNNYRVTYQYHYSDNNGNPATTNYQKTGKLFYGVGAGVSYLFGHIGVFASYTFRGYTYKYASFTANNSVVSFPDDKPTANLISAGIVF